A genomic segment from Modestobacter roseus encodes:
- a CDS encoding Wzz/FepE/Etk N-terminal domain-containing protein, whose amino-acid sequence MTFRELGRALRRGALLVAVCTVLGAVAAVAFAALRTPEYTAGVQLFLGASEESDGGVVTRQDTAYLQQRMPSYAAVLGSPLLGERIAGRLALDLTGAEVAAEMAVQVPAETVLLDVQVTDPSPDRAQAIANAAGDAFSALLAELEDTPGATVDAVQVTTIRPAALPTDPAPPTATVLVAAGALLGLAVGVALALARAATDDRVHSADELVALGVPVLAVVPARDRRRPAGGPTGPVRGEALRRLRALLGDRAGRRPDAPRVVTVLSPTTSADSAGLGCDLAVVLAAADVRTVLVDADMPADRAATGLLGLAGQTSGTSTVLTGQVAVHQALVRGPHGLQVLPAGPQAGADVADALAGPRMAELLTEVSAGTDVTLVLAPALDQHSGATALAALADGVVLVLRAGRTTRREIRDATTLLTTLDTPLIGAVLEEPAQRGSSARTHRAGVVPADHAAR is encoded by the coding sequence ATGACCTTCCGTGAGCTCGGCCGCGCGCTCCGCCGGGGAGCCCTGCTCGTCGCCGTCTGCACCGTGCTCGGCGCCGTCGCGGCGGTGGCGTTCGCCGCCCTGCGGACCCCGGAGTACACGGCCGGCGTCCAGCTGTTCCTCGGTGCCTCCGAGGAGAGTGACGGGGGTGTGGTGACCCGGCAGGACACCGCCTACCTGCAGCAGCGGATGCCCTCCTACGCCGCCGTGCTGGGCAGCCCGCTGCTCGGTGAGCGGATCGCCGGACGGCTCGCACTCGACCTGACCGGTGCGGAGGTGGCCGCCGAGATGGCCGTCCAGGTGCCGGCCGAGACGGTGCTGCTCGACGTGCAGGTGACCGACCCGTCGCCGGACCGCGCCCAGGCGATCGCCAACGCCGCCGGGGATGCGTTCTCCGCGCTGCTGGCCGAGCTGGAGGACACCCCCGGGGCGACCGTCGACGCGGTGCAGGTGACCACCATCCGGCCGGCGGCGCTGCCGACGGACCCGGCCCCGCCGACGGCGACGGTGCTGGTGGCGGCCGGCGCACTGCTGGGGCTCGCCGTCGGCGTGGCCCTGGCTCTCGCGCGGGCGGCCACCGACGACCGGGTGCACAGCGCCGACGAGCTGGTCGCGCTCGGGGTCCCGGTCCTCGCCGTCGTCCCGGCGCGGGACCGCAGGCGCCCCGCGGGTGGGCCGACGGGACCGGTGCGCGGGGAGGCGCTGCGCCGCCTCCGGGCACTCCTGGGTGACCGCGCGGGTCGCCGTCCCGATGCACCCCGGGTGGTCACCGTGCTCAGCCCCACCACGAGCGCGGACAGTGCCGGGCTCGGGTGCGACCTGGCGGTCGTCCTCGCCGCCGCGGACGTGCGCACCGTCCTGGTGGACGCCGACATGCCGGCCGACCGGGCGGCGACGGGACTGCTCGGGCTCGCCGGGCAGACGTCCGGCACGTCCACGGTGCTCACCGGGCAGGTCGCGGTGCACCAGGCCCTGGTGAGGGGGCCGCACGGACTCCAGGTCCTCCCCGCCGGTCCGCAGGCCGGGGCGGACGTCGCAGACGCACTGGCCGGGCCCCGGATGGCCGAGCTGCTGACCGAGGTGTCCGCGGGTACGGACGTCACCCTGGTGCTGGCGCCGGCCCTGGACCAGCACTCGGGGGCGACCGCGCTCGCGGCGCTCGCTGACGGCGTCGTCCTGGTGCTGCGGGCCGGCCGCACGACCCGGCGCGAGATCCGGGACGCCACGACCCTGCTCACCACGCTCGACACCCCGCTCATCGGCGCGGTCCTGGAGGAGCCGGCCCAGCGTGGCTCCTCGGCCCGCACCCACCGGGCCGGGGTCGTCCCAGCGGACCACGCGGCCCGCTGA
- a CDS encoding glycosyltransferase family 2 protein, with the protein MTGTASDATPGTGLGSVGVVCVLHGDPPLPEWLSQLAAVVPLVLVLNDPAPGRYTDLPPALRTLVNAEPAGFAENVDRGVEALLAQVPVDVLLSLNFDLELDLSVVGSLVAALARSPETAAVGPLLVGPDGRPVFSAGRLPRAPLEFLRAAGLRQGRLLQLQRRLLRRSAAWRGRNSGSDQGTGTAGAVRLLPEGEYLPWTCVAVRRTAWAAIGPLDRRFRLYAEDIDWSVRAVAAGWRLGLVATGTPVVHAERWTRSPLTDAWYEASHTRLHRKHGWTACGRAQRAGLALRRWTPLRWTAPLTWPEVHR; encoded by the coding sequence GTGACCGGCACGGCCAGCGACGCCACGCCCGGCACCGGCCTCGGCTCGGTAGGGGTCGTCTGCGTGCTGCACGGCGACCCGCCGCTGCCGGAGTGGCTCTCCCAGCTCGCGGCGGTCGTGCCGCTGGTGCTGGTGCTCAACGACCCGGCGCCCGGGCGGTACACCGACCTGCCGCCGGCTCTCCGGACGCTGGTCAACGCCGAACCGGCCGGCTTCGCCGAGAACGTCGACCGGGGGGTCGAAGCGCTGCTGGCGCAGGTCCCCGTCGACGTCCTGCTGAGCCTCAACTTCGACCTGGAACTGGACCTGTCCGTGGTCGGGTCGCTGGTGGCCGCGCTGGCGCGGTCCCCGGAGACCGCCGCCGTCGGCCCCCTGCTGGTCGGCCCCGACGGTCGGCCGGTGTTCAGCGCCGGCCGCCTGCCCCGCGCCCCCCTCGAGTTCCTCCGGGCGGCCGGGTTGCGCCAAGGCCGGCTGCTGCAGCTCCAGCGCCGGCTGCTCCGACGCTCCGCGGCCTGGCGCGGTCGCAACTCCGGATCCGACCAGGGCACGGGAACCGCCGGGGCGGTACGGCTGCTGCCCGAGGGGGAGTACCTGCCATGGACCTGCGTGGCCGTGCGCCGCACGGCCTGGGCGGCGATCGGCCCGCTGGACCGCCGGTTCCGGCTCTACGCCGAGGACATCGACTGGTCGGTGCGGGCGGTGGCGGCGGGCTGGCGGCTGGGCCTGGTCGCCACCGGCACACCGGTGGTCCACGCGGAACGCTGGACCCGCAGCCCGCTCACCGACGCCTGGTACGAGGCCAGCCACACGCGGTTGCACCGCAAGCACGGCTGGACGGCGTGCGGTCGCGCGCAGCGGGCCGGACTGGCGTTGCGCCGGTGGACCCCGCTCCGCTGGACCGCCCCGCTCACCTGGCCTGAGGTCCACCGGTGA
- a CDS encoding O-antigen ligase family protein, whose protein sequence is MSSPALSRRFVLGYAGLWLLGAGFLWWPWLLVRLLRRVRSAERPPLLLAGVASCLGLSLLLALVQAPPAGRVLGAVLNLVVWVCLVLLVAARPSRPELAEAAAGLVGLALVQGVLTALAWAVYPRAQDLVLPLGRLLPDAVLADPSIAAFARTHLAFPDYFAMPVIRSAGILGNPTWGGSLAALGILLLLVDPFRRRRRSARTWLLTGAGVLVLVPSLVLSYSRNTVLALVVALAAAGVVALRHRMSAPGFYAAVSLATAAAGAVLVALPLPALIASLNGTRAGSAETRGEIYRITLDRVLAAPTPLLGSGVKERVPGLVASLGSHSTYLGLLYRGGLVALVLLLVVLAAASWAAWRRRDGWALALVVFVAVWSVAEDLDVGHFVPLALALALASLRSPAPSPREAAPAVPDRFDVQPVTTPEPALSRAVGRGG, encoded by the coding sequence GTGAGCTCCCCGGCGCTGTCCCGGCGGTTCGTGCTCGGCTACGCGGGGCTGTGGCTGCTCGGGGCCGGGTTCCTCTGGTGGCCCTGGCTGCTGGTCCGGCTGCTCCGCCGCGTCCGCAGCGCGGAGCGGCCGCCCCTGCTGCTGGCCGGGGTCGCCAGCTGCCTGGGGCTGAGCCTGCTGCTCGCCCTGGTGCAGGCACCCCCGGCCGGCCGGGTGCTGGGTGCGGTGCTGAACCTGGTCGTCTGGGTCTGCCTCGTCCTGCTGGTCGCCGCCCGTCCGTCCCGGCCGGAGCTCGCCGAGGCGGCGGCCGGGCTGGTGGGGCTGGCGCTGGTGCAGGGCGTGCTGACGGCGCTGGCCTGGGCGGTCTACCCGCGGGCCCAGGACCTCGTGTTGCCGCTGGGCCGGCTGCTGCCCGATGCGGTGCTCGCCGATCCCAGCATCGCCGCCTTCGCCCGCACCCACCTGGCCTTCCCCGACTACTTCGCGATGCCGGTCATCCGTAGCGCCGGCATCCTCGGCAACCCGACCTGGGGTGGCTCGCTCGCAGCGCTGGGCATCCTGCTGCTGCTGGTCGACCCCTTCCGCCGGCGTCGGCGGAGTGCGCGGACCTGGCTGCTGACCGGCGCGGGGGTGCTGGTCCTCGTCCCGTCGCTGGTGCTGTCCTACTCGCGGAACACCGTGCTGGCGCTGGTGGTCGCGCTGGCCGCCGCCGGGGTGGTGGCACTGCGGCACCGGATGAGCGCGCCCGGCTTCTACGCGGCCGTCTCCCTGGCGACGGCCGCCGCGGGCGCCGTGCTGGTGGCCCTGCCGCTGCCTGCGCTGATCGCGTCGTTGAACGGCACCCGGGCAGGTTCGGCCGAGACCCGCGGGGAGATCTACCGGATCACCCTGGATCGGGTGCTCGCGGCGCCCACGCCGTTGCTGGGGTCGGGTGTGAAGGAACGGGTGCCCGGCCTGGTGGCCAGCCTCGGCAGCCACAGCACCTACCTCGGCCTGCTCTACCGCGGTGGCCTGGTCGCGCTGGTGCTGCTGCTCGTCGTCCTGGCGGCTGCGTCGTGGGCGGCCTGGCGGCGCCGGGACGGCTGGGCGCTCGCGCTCGTCGTGTTCGTCGCGGTGTGGTCGGTGGCCGAGGACCTGGACGTCGGCCACTTCGTGCCGCTGGCCCTGGCCCTGGCCCTCGCCTCGCTGCGGTCACCCGCGCCGTCTCCCCGGGAAGCGGCCCCGGCCGTCCCGGACCGCTTCGACGTCCAGCCGGTGACCACCCCGGAGCCGGCCCTGTCCCGGGCGGTCGGCCGTGGCGGGTGA
- a CDS encoding pectinesterase family protein, with the protein MIPAVRPPGLASPAAAALVAAAALIGSLAVGVPSASAATGSTAVADFDGDGTSDLGVFRPAEGRFLIEGQDATWWGGEGDVDVSADYDGNGTTDIAVFRPETGQWFVDGGTTSWWGEAGDVAVPADYDGDGAAEVAVFRPSTGQWFVEGGASTYWGAQGDVAVPADYDGNGTTDIAVFRPSTGQWFVDGGTTSWWGEAGDVAVPADYDGDGAAEVAVFRPSTGQWFVEGGPSTYWGAQGDVAVPADYDGDGATEVAVFRPETGQWFVQDGASTYWGGEGDLALTRGLGARQATATTPVEDTEAPAAPADVRTVLGDSSVTVTWAAPAEDDVAGHSVQRTEAGGEPVVLTDALVEGTSFTDSTATVGTRYSYTVTATDTAGNTSAASAAAVATPVDADVVVAADGSADATTVQAGVDLVPNNADHRADPKLVLVQPGTYEGLVTSGNRYGVTIMGATSDPADTVVTAADAVNPTVSLSGAEWSLQNLTVANTNGTGVSGATATALKVNSGDKDVFDNVAFLGNKQTLQLQTANTTTYSRLYFTNAYVEGGQDMVLGRAVAVFEDSTLHVLDQPGAAITDSAISSEHPYGFLITDSEIVTDGAAGSIHLGRPYPASAMSQAQVTIRDTELGVGINTAQPWKDWNATTPWTSARFSEYQNTGPGATVNANRPQLTDEQAAQFTKAAYLAGTDGWAPVGQQLPTEPADTTAPAVPAGFTATAGDGQVELTWTANTDSDLAGYDLYRAAGGTVEVTAANKVNTELLTGSAYTDRAVVSGTGYAYVLVAVDAAGNASAASATVSATPTGAVLPAHDLLVAQDGSGDFTTVQAAVDAAGAGTAEDPVVIAIAPGTYRELISITKNGVSLLGTTGTATDVVLSYDNAAGTTNPATGSAYGTGNSQSVLVKGNDVTISDLTIENSFDEAASTFKDNQAVALNTTGDRLVFDGVRVLGNQDTLLVNSGDANKVARSYFVDSYIEGDVDFVFGRGTAVFDRSTIHALSRGSSSNNGYLTAASTADDNRYGILITNSTVTSDAPAETFSLGRPWRGWSDDYTKNGVEMPNSRGQVTIRETELPAAIRTSQPWADMSPNLWTDGRFAEYENTGAGATVNDNRPQLTVAEATEYTKWDYLAGSDGWNPTGAAEPATGDITAPAAPAGLTATATADGATVSWAANGEADLAGYHVYRATGTTVEATAANRLSTELLSGTSYADAAVAPGVQYAYVVTAVDTTGNESVASAPTTVTAAGKSLPEHDLLVSADGSGDFTTVQAAVDAAGAGTAADPVVIAVTPGEYREVVTMSRDHVTLIGTTGNAADVVIVEDHAAGTPKPDGSGTFGSSGSATVLIKGSDITVRDLTFANDFDEASSTLSAKQALATKTQGDRLVFDNVRFLGDQDTLMLDSPGTGVQARSYLVNSYVEGDVDFIYGRGTAVLDRTTIFASTRGSSSNNGYITASSLDKSLDHGILITDSTVQSDAPAGSFHLGRPWHPGGDVNAIAQVVVRDTELPAAIKSAPWTDMSGFSWTEARFFEYQNTGPGAGVNENRPQLTAAQAEQYTKWDYLAGSDGWNPTGEQEPPPSDTTAPAAPAGLTATVAPGEVTLDWADNAESDAAGYVVYRALSETGTYARLTGEPITASTYLDTTVPVGSTGWYRVTAVDVTGNESPVATVNATVTEGNGETRPLSVFVIGDSTASVYQANEGPRTGWGQALGLFTTENATVVDYAKSGASSKDYFDRGLFDRTLAEIQPGDYLLISFGHNDEKADDPSRYTDPYGTYQEYLQKYIDGARAKGATPVLVTSVERRRFDDAGVAKTTHGEYPAAMRALGAEQGVAVVDLTAMSTDLWNELGPEGTKDYFLHVEPGEYPNYPDGRADDTHFQARGAIELARIVATSLAEQGVLPAGGGYFQRLDGAVADDEIVWPAKRPI; encoded by the coding sequence GTGATCCCAGCTGTCCGCCCGCCCGGCCTGGCCTCCCCGGCCGCCGCGGCTCTCGTGGCCGCCGCCGCCCTGATCGGCAGCCTCGCCGTCGGCGTCCCCTCGGCCTCGGCCGCCACCGGTTCGACCGCCGTGGCCGACTTCGACGGGGACGGCACCAGCGACCTCGGCGTCTTCCGGCCTGCCGAAGGCCGGTTCCTGATCGAGGGTCAGGACGCCACCTGGTGGGGCGGTGAGGGCGACGTCGACGTCTCCGCCGACTACGACGGGAACGGCACCACCGACATCGCGGTGTTCCGCCCGGAGACCGGGCAGTGGTTCGTCGACGGCGGCACCACCTCGTGGTGGGGCGAGGCCGGGGACGTGGCAGTGCCGGCGGACTACGACGGCGACGGTGCGGCCGAGGTCGCGGTGTTCCGCCCCTCGACCGGGCAGTGGTTCGTCGAGGGTGGCGCCAGCACGTACTGGGGCGCCCAGGGTGACGTGGCCGTGCCGGCGGACTACGACGGGAACGGCACCACCGACATCGCGGTGTTCCGCCCCTCGACCGGGCAGTGGTTCGTCGACGGCGGCACCACCTCGTGGTGGGGCGAGGCCGGGGACGTGGCCGTGCCGGCGGACTACGACGGCGACGGTGCGGCCGAGGTCGCGGTGTTCCGCCCCTCGACCGGGCAGTGGTTCGTCGAGGGTGGCCCCAGCACGTACTGGGGTGCCCAGGGTGACGTGGCCGTGCCGGCGGACTACGACGGCGACGGTGCGACCGAGGTCGCGGTGTTCCGCCCGGAGACCGGGCAGTGGTTCGTCCAGGACGGCGCCAGCACGTACTGGGGCGGCGAGGGCGACCTCGCGCTGACCCGCGGCCTGGGCGCCCGCCAGGCGACGGCCACCACGCCGGTGGAGGACACCGAGGCCCCGGCCGCGCCCGCCGACGTCCGCACCGTGCTGGGCGACAGCTCGGTCACGGTCACCTGGGCGGCCCCCGCCGAGGACGACGTCGCCGGCCACTCCGTCCAGCGCACCGAGGCCGGTGGCGAGCCGGTCGTGCTGACCGACGCCCTGGTCGAGGGCACCTCCTTCACCGACTCCACCGCCACGGTCGGGACCCGGTACTCCTACACGGTCACCGCCACCGACACCGCGGGCAACACCTCGGCCGCCTCCGCCGCCGCCGTCGCCACCCCGGTGGACGCCGACGTCGTCGTGGCCGCCGACGGCTCCGCCGACGCCACGACGGTGCAGGCCGGCGTCGACCTGGTGCCGAACAACGCCGACCACCGCGCCGACCCGAAGCTCGTGCTGGTCCAGCCGGGCACCTACGAGGGCCTGGTCACCTCGGGCAACCGCTACGGCGTCACGATCATGGGCGCCACCAGCGACCCCGCCGACACCGTCGTGACCGCCGCCGACGCGGTCAACCCGACCGTCTCGCTGTCCGGTGCCGAGTGGTCGCTGCAGAACCTGACCGTGGCCAACACCAACGGCACCGGCGTGAGCGGCGCGACGGCCACCGCGCTGAAGGTCAACTCCGGTGACAAGGACGTGTTCGACAACGTCGCCTTCCTCGGCAACAAGCAGACCCTGCAGCTGCAGACGGCGAACACCACCACCTACAGCCGGCTCTACTTCACCAACGCCTACGTCGAGGGTGGCCAGGACATGGTCCTGGGCCGCGCGGTCGCCGTCTTCGAGGACAGCACCCTCCACGTGCTCGACCAGCCCGGCGCCGCGATCACCGACTCGGCGATCAGCTCCGAGCACCCGTACGGCTTCCTGATCACCGACAGCGAGATCGTCACCGACGGCGCCGCCGGTTCCATCCACCTGGGCCGTCCCTACCCGGCCAGCGCGATGTCCCAGGCGCAGGTGACGATCCGCGACACCGAGCTCGGCGTGGGGATCAACACCGCCCAGCCCTGGAAGGACTGGAACGCCACCACGCCGTGGACCTCGGCGCGGTTCTCCGAGTACCAGAACACCGGTCCGGGCGCGACGGTCAACGCCAACCGCCCGCAGCTGACCGACGAGCAGGCCGCGCAGTTCACGAAGGCCGCCTACCTCGCCGGCACCGACGGCTGGGCCCCGGTCGGGCAGCAGCTGCCCACCGAGCCGGCCGACACCACCGCCCCCGCGGTCCCCGCCGGGTTCACCGCCACCGCCGGCGACGGCCAGGTGGAGCTGACCTGGACGGCGAACACCGACAGCGACCTCGCCGGCTACGACCTCTACCGGGCCGCGGGCGGCACGGTCGAGGTGACGGCCGCGAACAAGGTGAACACCGAGCTGCTCACCGGCTCCGCCTACACCGACCGCGCGGTGGTCAGCGGCACCGGGTACGCCTACGTGCTCGTCGCCGTCGACGCCGCGGGCAACGCGTCGGCCGCCTCGGCGACCGTCTCGGCCACCCCGACCGGTGCGGTGCTGCCGGCGCACGACCTGCTCGTCGCCCAGGACGGTTCGGGTGACTTCACCACCGTGCAGGCCGCCGTCGACGCCGCCGGCGCCGGCACGGCGGAGGACCCGGTCGTCATCGCGATCGCGCCGGGCACCTACCGCGAGCTGATCAGCATCACCAAGAACGGCGTCTCGCTGCTCGGCACCACCGGCACCGCCACCGACGTCGTGCTCAGCTACGACAACGCCGCCGGCACCACCAACCCGGCGACCGGTTCGGCGTACGGCACCGGCAACAGCCAGAGCGTGCTGGTCAAGGGCAACGACGTCACGATCAGCGACCTGACGATCGAGAACTCCTTCGACGAGGCAGCCTCGACGTTCAAGGACAACCAGGCGGTCGCGCTGAACACCACCGGTGACCGGCTGGTCTTCGACGGGGTGCGCGTGCTGGGCAACCAGGACACCCTGCTGGTCAACTCCGGCGACGCCAACAAGGTCGCCCGGTCCTACTTCGTGGACAGCTACATCGAGGGCGACGTCGACTTCGTCTTCGGCCGGGGCACCGCGGTGTTCGACCGCAGCACGATCCACGCGCTGAGCCGGGGCAGCAGCTCCAACAACGGCTACCTCACCGCCGCGAGCACCGCGGACGACAACCGGTACGGGATCCTGATCACCAACAGCACGGTGACCAGCGACGCCCCGGCGGAGACGTTCTCCCTCGGTCGCCCGTGGCGCGGCTGGAGCGACGACTACACGAAGAACGGCGTGGAGATGCCGAACTCGCGTGGTCAGGTCACCATCCGCGAGACCGAGCTGCCGGCCGCGATCCGGACCAGCCAGCCGTGGGCCGACATGTCCCCGAACCTGTGGACCGACGGTCGCTTCGCCGAGTACGAGAACACCGGCGCCGGTGCGACGGTGAACGACAACCGCCCGCAGCTCACCGTCGCCGAGGCCACCGAGTACACCAAGTGGGACTACCTCGCCGGCAGTGACGGCTGGAACCCCACGGGTGCCGCGGAGCCGGCCACCGGCGACATCACCGCCCCGGCCGCGCCCGCCGGCCTCACCGCCACGGCGACCGCCGACGGCGCGACCGTCAGCTGGGCGGCGAACGGCGAGGCCGACCTGGCCGGCTACCACGTGTACCGCGCCACCGGCACCACGGTCGAGGCCACTGCGGCCAACCGGCTCAGCACCGAGCTCCTGTCGGGCACCAGCTACGCCGACGCGGCGGTCGCACCGGGCGTCCAGTACGCCTACGTGGTCACCGCGGTGGACACGACCGGCAACGAGTCGGTGGCCTCGGCCCCGACGACGGTCACGGCCGCGGGCAAGTCGCTGCCCGAGCACGACCTGCTCGTCTCCGCCGACGGCTCCGGTGACTTCACCACGGTCCAGGCCGCGGTGGACGCGGCCGGCGCCGGCACCGCGGCCGACCCGGTCGTCATCGCGGTGACCCCGGGTGAGTACCGCGAGGTCGTCACGATGTCGCGTGACCACGTGACGCTGATCGGGACCACCGGCAACGCCGCGGACGTCGTGATCGTGGAGGACCACGCGGCCGGGACGCCGAAGCCCGACGGTTCGGGCACCTTCGGCTCCTCCGGCAGCGCGACGGTGCTGATCAAGGGCAGCGACATCACCGTCCGGGACCTCACCTTCGCCAACGACTTCGACGAGGCGTCGTCCACGCTGTCGGCGAAGCAGGCGCTGGCCACCAAGACCCAGGGTGACCGGCTGGTGTTCGACAACGTCCGGTTCCTGGGCGACCAGGACACCCTGATGCTCGACTCGCCCGGCACCGGGGTGCAGGCCCGCTCCTACCTGGTGAACAGCTACGTCGAGGGCGACGTGGACTTCATCTACGGCCGCGGCACCGCGGTGCTCGACCGGACGACGATCTTCGCGTCCACCCGCGGGAGCAGTTCGAACAACGGCTACATCACGGCGAGCAGCCTGGACAAGAGCCTCGACCACGGCATCCTGATCACCGACAGCACGGTGCAGAGCGACGCCCCGGCCGGATCGTTCCACCTGGGCCGCCCGTGGCACCCCGGCGGCGACGTGAACGCCATCGCCCAGGTCGTCGTCCGCGACACCGAGCTGCCCGCGGCGATCAAGTCCGCGCCGTGGACGGACATGAGCGGGTTCTCCTGGACCGAGGCCCGGTTCTTCGAGTACCAGAACACCGGCCCGGGCGCCGGGGTCAACGAGAACCGCCCGCAGCTGACGGCCGCGCAGGCCGAGCAGTACACCAAGTGGGACTACCTGGCCGGATCCGACGGCTGGAACCCCACCGGTGAGCAGGAGCCGCCGCCGTCGGACACCACCGCGCCGGCCGCGCCGGCCGGGCTCACCGCCACGGTGGCGCCGGGTGAGGTGACGCTGGACTGGGCCGACAACGCCGAGTCCGACGCCGCCGGGTACGTCGTCTACCGCGCGCTCAGCGAGACGGGCACCTACGCCCGGCTCACCGGCGAGCCGATCACCGCGTCGACCTACCTGGACACCACCGTCCCGGTCGGCTCGACCGGGTGGTACCGGGTGACCGCGGTCGACGTCACGGGCAACGAGTCCCCGGTGGCCACCGTGAACGCGACGGTGACCGAGGGCAACGGAGAGACCCGCCCGCTGAGCGTCTTCGTCATCGGTGACTCGACCGCGTCGGTGTACCAGGCCAACGAGGGCCCGCGGACCGGCTGGGGCCAGGCGCTGGGGCTGTTCACCACCGAGAACGCCACGGTGGTCGACTACGCCAAGTCCGGGGCGAGCTCGAAGGACTACTTCGACCGCGGCCTGTTCGACCGGACGCTGGCGGAGATCCAGCCGGGTGACTACCTGCTCATCTCCTTCGGGCACAACGACGAGAAGGCCGACGACCCGAGCCGGTACACCGACCCGTACGGCACGTACCAGGAGTACCTGCAGAAGTACATCGACGGGGCCCGGGCCAAGGGTGCGACGCCGGTGCTGGTGACCTCGGTGGAGCGGCGCCGGTTCGACGACGCGGGCGTCGCCAAGACCACCCACGGCGAGTACCCGGCCGCGATGCGGGCGCTGGGCGCGGAGCAGGGCGTGGCGGTGGTCGACCTGACCGCGATGAGCACCGACCTGTGGAACGAGCTGGGGCCGGAGGGGACGAAGGACTACTTCCTCCACGTCGAGCCGGGTGAGTACCCGAACTACCCGGACGGTCGCGCCGACGACACCCACTTCCAGGCGCGGGGGGCGATCGAGCTGGCTCGCATCGTCGCCACGTCCCTGGCCGAGCAGGGCGTGCTGCCCGCGGGTGGCGGCTACTTCCAGCGGCTGGACGGCGCGGTCGCCGACGACGAGATCGTCTGGCCGGCCAAGCGCCCGATCTGA
- a CDS encoding WecB/TagA/CpsF family glycosyltransferase yields MRSPDTPPLGSVVDLVAERSRRRGLPVTRPAPDPSADPVAEVAEHLARLHDTRQPVVTVSWVNHHSALRVLDSAPEVLGRLTYLGVDGLLLRRLLGADLVPRTSADLVLPELLGRLRAPRVAVVGGRPEDLASLRRAVSALLPPDGELVAVLDGYAGRPSADELEEWTARTRPTVVLAGLGAPLQDQFVLEVARHLSRGLVLTCGGFLDQVQQEGYYPRWAYPLKLNWLVRLAREPRRMWRRYSVDAVAAFRARSVLRAGVLAAPGFQRLRCYAWPDADPWEPEASTS; encoded by the coding sequence GTGCGCAGCCCGGACACCCCACCGCTCGGCTCGGTCGTCGACCTCGTCGCCGAGCGCTCCCGCCGTCGCGGCCTGCCGGTCACCCGGCCGGCTCCGGACCCCTCGGCGGACCCCGTCGCCGAGGTCGCGGAGCACCTGGCCCGGCTGCACGACACCCGGCAGCCCGTGGTCACCGTCTCCTGGGTCAACCACCACAGCGCCCTGCGGGTGCTGGACTCGGCACCCGAGGTGCTGGGGCGGCTCACCTACCTCGGTGTGGACGGGCTCCTGCTGCGTCGCCTGCTCGGCGCGGACCTGGTGCCCCGCACGAGTGCGGACCTGGTCCTCCCGGAGCTGCTGGGCCGGCTGCGCGCGCCACGCGTCGCCGTCGTCGGCGGCCGTCCGGAGGACCTGGCGAGCCTGCGGCGCGCGGTGTCCGCGTTGCTGCCCCCGGACGGCGAGCTGGTCGCGGTCCTGGACGGCTACGCGGGCCGGCCGTCCGCGGACGAGCTGGAGGAATGGACGGCCCGGACCCGGCCGACCGTGGTCCTGGCCGGTCTCGGGGCGCCCCTGCAGGACCAGTTCGTCCTCGAGGTCGCCCGCCATCTGTCGCGTGGCCTGGTGCTCACCTGCGGTGGCTTCCTGGACCAGGTGCAGCAGGAGGGCTACTACCCCCGGTGGGCCTACCCGCTCAAGCTCAACTGGCTGGTCCGGCTGGCGCGGGAGCCCCGGCGGATGTGGCGGCGGTACTCTGTCGACGCGGTGGCGGCGTTCCGCGCGCGTTCGGTGCTGCGCGCCGGGGTCCTGGCCGCGCCGGGCTTCCAGCGGCTCCGCTGCTACGCCTGGCCGGACGCCGACCCGTGGGAGCCGGAGGCCAGCACCTCCTGA